gtgtttgtgtgtgtgtgtctcgctctgtgtgtgtgtatgtgtgtctctctccctctgtgcCTGTGTTTATGTGTctgtctcactctgtgtgtgtgtttgtctctctttctttctctctctctccctccctctctgtgtctgtatttatgtctctctctctctgtctgtatttatgtgtccgtctgtgtgtgtgtgtgtgtatgtatgtgtctctctctctctctctctctctctctctctctctctctctctctctctctcacctcctcgtTGAACTTTGACACCAGCTGTGTGCCGTGGAGAAGCCAGGCCGACTCGCTCTCCTGCAGGGACGTCTGCGCTGCGGGGAGCGGCTCCACACTGAGCACCTGGGAGCCTCCGGGGCCAGCGGCCTCGTTACTGCAGGCCACGTCCTCAAAGTGGTACCTGGACAAGCAGAGGGGCCACGGACACGCTGAGCAGGGCTGGAACAGCAATCCATGATCAGGAGAATACAGTGCCGGCACCAACGCGGGGAACCATTGCATTGTAACacatcacaggaaaaaaaaaaaaaactaaaaagaaaccagTCACCTCAACCCTTTCATGTTTTAATAAGAGAGACTCAACTTCAGTGccaagtttacattttaaatttaacCCTTCCATTCCTGgcgggactcctaggtcccagtctgaggtcgtGTAGAAAcgaattcaggactgaaagggttaaataaaatgATCACAAATGTGTGCCATAATCTAgtatgatccattcctggttttactaggagtttaataagacacagctcAGCTTGTTAGCTATACACACAGGGGCTAGTcgagctggtagtaaaacctggaatgggtgtcgctgctgctgtgcaataggagtcctgCTCCCGTGCCTGCGGGGGCAGTGTTGGCGTCACGCTGCTGTACCTGGCTGCGTCCCGGCCCGTCACGTGGCCCTGGTACTCCAGCAGCTCCACGATGATGCTCTGGTCAGTGTGGCTGTGAGCGAACACCTCCTGGTTATCCGGGATCTCTCGGAGCTCGCTGCCAATGAAACACAAGGAGCCGTGAGCACTGAGCAGCACAGCGCTCGGGggcacagcccagcccagcccagcccagcccagccctcgGAGGggcacagcccagcccagccctcgGGGGCACAGCCCAGCCCTCGGGGGGGGGCACAGCCCAGCCCTCGGGGGGGCACAGCTCAGCCCAGCCCTCGGGGGGGACACAGCCCACAGAGTGGTCAAGTGTTACTTATATAAAATATCTATACATCTTATAGATCtcctgatccgcccctcctgctctgcgctggactcgcctgacctcagcaccacgttactggatcctcagctcatgcgctatccttgcactattgatAGTTTAATAATACACGTTTTTGTTTTCCAGGTCTTCAGCAGTTGATGATTTTAAGGATATCCAGAAGCAGgtttgtggctctccaggaccagggctccCCCTGCCATAAAACATCTCTCCCGTACCTGACGTCTCTGAAGCCGGGGGGCAGCACCGCGGAGAAGGCGCCCCCGAACAGCGGGTGTGCGTCCGTCCCGTTACTCTGCATTCTGAACCGCAGACCGAGAGGCAGGCTGTGACCGCAACCCTGCAATTACACAGCACTGAGAAAACACACACCAGAAATACATTCAACTTGAACTGAATTTACTGCACAGAATCGTATTGGTTCACATTGATAAATGTCTTTCGGATCTGTAGAGAGTTTAAAGTTGTACTgtttaaacagcagtgtggagtagtggttaggggaactggactcttgaccggagggtcgtgggttcaatcccaggtgggggacactgctgctgtacccttgagcaaggtactttacatagattgctccagtaaaaaacccaactgtataaatggggacttgtatgtaaaaataatgtgatatcttgtaacaattgtaaatcgccctggataagggtgtctgctaagaaataaataataattaataataaaaaagaaagtgtcgGGTCTCTTTAAGCTCTCTGGCTCGGTGTGCAGTCAGCCTGTGTTTTTGCAGCTTCTCAGAAAGGCACAGCTGTCTCTGATTGAGACCATGCTTCTCTGACTAAGCTCTGCCTGGCCGCAACGCTCAGACTGCATCACAAAATAAAAGACATTCTGTTTACCGTTTTTCAAAACCGCTGGAGCAAGCAGACATCAGCTACAGAGACCTAGAAACAgtgtttcagtatttctaaaattAGCACGATTGAGGATTTCAGTTATAGATGATAAATGTATCGAGCTACAGCTGTAGCTCTTCTGACAAAGTCAtttcaatttgtttgttttttgcattacATAGGTCTCAGACGcagagtttttaaagaaacattgcTATGCACTGACAAAAGTTTTGCTACTGAACTcagggcaggagtgtggagtagcgatgagggctctggactcttgaccggagggtcgtgggttcaatcccaggtggggggacactgctgctgtacccttgagcaaggtactttacctagattgctccagtaaaaacccaactgtataaatggggaattgtatgtaaaaaataatgtgatatcttgtaacaattgtaagtcgccctggataagggcgtctgctaagaaattaataataataataataataaataataataataacactcaaCCGGCTGTTCAGATATCCAGATTTCTTGTACCTAACCCGGTTAGACAGCGactactgttaaaataaataaataaacaaaaacatcgGTTGATGCTACACGTGGATTCCAGGTACgccaaattattttaaaatccacCTTGTGACTGCAATAACAAAACCAGAACATTTCGGGGAATAATTAGTAATTCTTAATAATAAATTTTAATATAGCCTTGCGAAGGTTTTCAGCACAGGCCCAAACCAGAGCCTCGGTCTGTAGTTTCCTCCCATGCCGGTTTCGCAGCCTCTTCAATAGGATAGAATGTATTCTTATAGTCTGTGGGCAGTTTCGAgttcaggttgttttttttgtttttttttaaccattgcaattacattttacgtaaaaaacacacacagacgatatatatgcattttatatatctcattttaaatggttttctAGAATATATCTCTGAATGAGTTCTGAGCTCCACGCTTTCAATGCAGAAGCGGTAACGAAATATATAAGAAACGTGACAGTAACAGCCAATTCTGTGAAACAAAACGAAACTTCATTTGTaatttgataaaaaaatatatatataaatgttatatatatatatatgaaattcaCATACCTTTCTATTTTAAAGATGATAAACTCTAAAATTACGTCACCAGCAAACAGCAGGTCTGCTAACTAAAAACAAAGCCCCGCCCACTCCGTCTTAAACCCGCCCACTCAGGAGCGTAATCCGTGACGTCACAGCTACCTGTTTCTAGTCAGTGACGTCGTTCCCCATTGTAAGCAAAGAGCAGCTACACCTGAACTCCGCTGTTTGAAATCCTTCTAGTGCTATTTCTTTGAAAAGCGACTTAAAGtgattgagggggggggggggggaagaaaccGTTTCATTTAGCTGTCGTATACTGTTCAcacaaataaaggaaaaaaaaaaaaacgatcaaaTTAAAAAGGCTTTTGTTTGCCATACCATCTAACCTATATGTAATTCATGACTGTGCAAGTTATTAGAAGCTGGATGCTCTTGCACGACAGTGAAACCGGTGTCGGGCCagaagagattatatatataactttaagTGTGAAACACAACACGTCGTGCCCAGTTCAGATGGGCGGTTACTGGTTTTCTGCACACAGTGATGATAACACCACAGGCGGCGGTCCGTTTCAAAACCACACCCTTTTCTAGTGAAACGAAACTCTGAAAAGCATGTTTTATAAGTCTCGATCAGACTGGCTGTCACTCAGACTCCGGCATTTAGGATTAGAAGCGCGCGTCTGGTCGTCATGGTGAGTGTGAATAATGAACAATAACCGAGGGGATCAGTGGGTTTTTCAACCCCTCATTCGGATCACTGATGAAACCTGCTCTGCAGCGCCCCGAACTGCTCTGGGGGAGCGGATCTGAACGTACCGTGAGCGGGTTCTTTCACCGAGTTATTTGGAGCGGCTCGCTTACTTCACTTGCTACATGTAACCGGGGAAATGCCAGCTTCCGCAATTATATTATTGTTTACTCTCTATGTCTTTTTATATAGTTTAAAAGTAGGGGGGGGGTTATGTTATAGAAGTAACAAAACGCGATGTTTCTTTGAAGAAATCCTCTCTCTCGCTTAATTAAACGACAAAAGTATCGACTAGAAGTTTTCTCAACGTCTTTATACAGAACAATTAAACACAGGGTAATGTTGACTGCAGAAATACGAGAAACGTATTCATGTACATTTCTGAGTAAAATtggctttgaaaatatgttttgctaaaataaatatattttcaagtgCACGATTTttcaatgcaataataataatgcaaatacaaTGGAAAGCTTACAGTACTTGCAAAACCCGTTTGTGTGTCTTTTGTGACGTCATTCAATGGTCAATAATGTATGTGAAGGTTCCAGATATGTACAGTACTACCTGTCAgagatatatataataaaaactatgtacatcatttatttaacatcatgcaatcaaagaaactacaaaattataatGCAAAAGTCAGTTCCTCATGTGGAAAACTAGCTGtaattaacgtaacattattcagcaggtttcattcgacttcatgaagcaaaattcta
This genomic stretch from Acipenser ruthenus chromosome 48, fAciRut3.2 maternal haplotype, whole genome shotgun sequence harbors:
- the LOC117404642 gene encoding ran guanine nucleotide release factor, which encodes MQSNGTDAHPLFGGAFSAVLPPGFRDVSELREIPDNQEVFAHSHTDQSIIVELLEYQGHVTGRDAARYHFEDVACSNEAAGPGGSQVLSVEPLPAAQTSLQESESAWLLHGTQLVSKFNEEAENAVSVYLGLFRLPQYSTDALVTFNDPVTINPLSSSAVSESGQDAVPSPWSLEQFRLLLQTLRLLNPDVFG